AAGACGCTACCGGCTCCGGCCCCCCACTTCGCGAGCTCGGTTGCCCGCTCGACGAGCCAGGGGTAGGGGATGGTCTGGTAGGTGGCGAAGCGGCGCGGTACGGAGTCCATCCCACCGAGAAAGAACATGAGAACGAAGGTGTAGCCCCCCGCGACCATGACCGCCAGACCGACCTTGGCGAGTCGCTCGGCGCCGGAACGCAGAAGCTGGAAGAGGAAGCCGAGCAGGATCAGGACGTACCCGACCAGGAAATAGGTGTGGAAGTGCGCCGGTACCCAGAGCGTGTTGTGGAAGACCAGGTTGACGGCAATCGTCGAGTCCACCACCGCGGTGATGCCGCCCAGGACCCATCCGAGGATTCCCAGCGTGAACGCCGCCGGAACGAAGCTCCAGCGCAGTCCAGAGCGGTGGATCTGACTGCCGAGCCCGAAGACGGTCACGGCGGTGGCGGGTACCGCTGATCCGTAGGAGGCGATCTGGCCGAGGACCTGGAGAGCGAGCGGCTGCGCGAAGTCCATGTAGAGGTGGTGAAAGTAGGCGAAGAGGATGAACAGGAGCGTCGCGTTCCAAGCCAGAACAACCGTTCTCGTGACCTTCCAGGGGCGGCCTGTGAATCCGGGCATCAACTCGTAGATCACACAGATTCCGCAGTACATCGCGACGTTGACGATGGTGTGGCCGAACATGAACATGCTGTTCTTGAGCAGCAGGGGATCGAACTCGGTCGCGGGTGCGAACCACTTGAAGAGGTACATCATGAGCGTGGCGGCCCCGACGATGGTCCCCAAGATCCCGGCGACGGCGCAGACCGATGCGATGAGGACGGCCGCCGGAACGGGTGCTCCATCCTGGCGCCGGAATCGATCCCAGGCGAACATCCGGCCGATGCCGTACTCGGCCGCGAGTGCCCGGAGGATGTCGAGCTGGGCGACGAGCCAGGCGAGGCCCATTGCCATCAGGGCAATGATCGTGGCGCCCGTGGCCCAGGAGGGCCAGGTGGCCTTGAGGAAGGGTAGCGGGTAGAGGGCATACCATCCCGCCGCAAACTTCCCGACCAGAGTCGCGACGAGGAGCGCCACG
This genomic window from Holophagales bacterium contains:
- a CDS encoding cbb3-type cytochrome c oxidase subunit I, encoding MSARAETREPAARDQRLVATWLTTMLAVFLLMVVLGITMRLSQGAVVSLSFPDFYAIMTMHGLGMAGSLFAAGIAMVWFVAARYARPSRAAMWIAYALFVAGAVALLVATLVGKFAAGWYALYPLPFLKATWPSWATGATIIALMAMGLAWLVAQLDILRALAAEYGIGRMFAWDRFRRQDGAPVPAAVLIASVCAVAGILGTIVGAATLMMYLFKWFAPATEFDPLLLKNSMFMFGHTIVNVAMYCGICVIYELMPGFTGRPWKVTRTVVLAWNATLLFILFAYFHHLYMDFAQPLALQVLGQIASYGSAVPATAVTVFGLGSQIHRSGLRWSFVPAAFTLGILGWVLGGITAVVDSTIAVNLVFHNTLWVPAHFHTYFLVGYVLILLGFLFQLLRSGAERLAKVGLAVMVAGGYTFVLMFFLGGMDSVPRRFATYQTIPYPWLVERATELAKWGAGAGSVFLVGALIFCVSLVLGRRRSANPDE